A genomic stretch from Sporocytophaga myxococcoides includes:
- a CDS encoding peptidase: MTYCLGIKLKSGLVALSDTRITSGSETTTAKKVYVYQKERHAVFIMTSGLRSVRDKALTYFKDVIEENEGEHFNKLYKIVNAFGSQLRRVAEEDRSSLERSGLFINLFTIVGGQLEDDEEHKLFLLYPEGNWIEISTSTPFVIIGNSGYGKPILNRILTYETDFNEALKAGFLSFDSTRVSANDVDYPLDVVLYKSDTFNMVEHRYEKDDLHYISAKWEEELRAALKNIPEDWVTAALNKL, encoded by the coding sequence ATGACCTATTGTTTAGGAATTAAATTAAAATCAGGACTTGTTGCGTTATCAGATACAAGAATAACTTCAGGATCAGAAACTACTACTGCCAAAAAAGTATATGTTTATCAAAAAGAACGACATGCTGTGTTCATTATGACAAGCGGTCTGAGATCAGTGAGAGATAAAGCTCTTACCTACTTTAAAGATGTAATAGAGGAAAACGAAGGCGAACATTTTAACAAATTATATAAAATTGTTAACGCATTTGGCTCTCAGTTGCGAAGGGTAGCTGAAGAAGACAGAAGTTCACTTGAAAGATCCGGTCTGTTCATTAACCTGTTTACCATAGTTGGAGGACAACTTGAAGACGATGAAGAGCATAAGCTATTTCTACTTTACCCAGAAGGAAACTGGATAGAAATTTCTACCAGCACCCCTTTCGTAATAATAGGAAACTCAGGTTATGGGAAACCTATACTCAACAGAATACTGACTTATGAAACAGATTTTAATGAAGCGTTAAAAGCTGGCTTTCTATCTTTTGATTCAACAAGAGTAAGTGCCAATGATGTTGATTATCCTCTGGATGTTGTATTGTATAAGTCCGATACATTTAATATGGTGGAGCATAGATATGAAAAAGATGACCTTCACTACATTTCAGCAAAGTGGGAAGAAGAGTTGAGAGCGGCTCTGAAAAATATCCCGGAAGACTGGGTAACTGCAGCTCTGAATAAACTTTAA
- a CDS encoding DUF4136 domain-containing protein → MSKINLFLTGLLFLTIAFSCQKVDPANDLSFEDQDIYVTNHDKNFDFNTVKTYFISNKVTPLKLTSDTTQYKNVDTAFISLINTNLAQRGFIRVDKNANPDVIVIISRLLFYTGGNDFSYINNGIYEGLANPDTILFPKPFSAPLEFTNPAVISGSLSIDMVNAKSSTDSLNIIWNGIVVGALISAFPGTEQRTKDGINSLFKQSPYLFAGQ, encoded by the coding sequence ATGTCTAAAATAAATTTGTTTCTGACAGGCTTACTTTTCTTAACTATAGCTTTTTCCTGCCAGAAAGTCGACCCCGCAAATGATCTTTCATTTGAGGATCAGGATATATATGTCACCAATCATGACAAGAACTTTGATTTCAATACAGTAAAAACTTATTTTATAAGCAATAAAGTTACTCCCTTAAAACTTACCAGTGATACTACACAATATAAAAACGTAGACACTGCATTCATTTCCCTTATAAATACGAATCTTGCCCAAAGAGGATTTATTCGAGTAGATAAAAATGCAAATCCTGATGTTATTGTAATTATATCCCGCTTGTTGTTTTACACTGGTGGAAATGACTTTTCTTATATTAACAATGGGATTTATGAAGGACTTGCAAATCCTGATACAATTCTTTTTCCAAAACCATTCTCAGCACCTTTAGAATTCACTAATCCAGCAGTAATAAGCGGAAGCTTATCTATTGATATGGTGAATGCAAAATCATCAACCGACTCTTTAAATATTATTTGGAATGGTATTGTTGTTGGAGCATTAATAAGCGCATTTCCCGGAACTGAACAAAGAACCAAAGATGGCATCAATAGTCTTTTTAAACAGTCTCCCTATTTATTTGCAGGACAATAA
- a CDS encoding outer membrane beta-barrel protein, producing MRKYILLVLMTIILVFAQSICKAQDNIRSLFSYNYGMGFASGDLKSYIDKKLFDGFSIESRYFINKNLSVGLNLGYNDFRKYFDRQEYPTASGNISAVQTRYFNTVPVLATGFYYLNSISAFKPYAGIGIGAFVSNYQKYLSTLESKHTKTSFGLRPEIGTLINLKNGLGLIVSGRYNYATYSYQEFSSLGYFEFNFGLSFSIEK from the coding sequence ATGAGAAAATATATTTTACTGGTCTTAATGACCATAATACTAGTCTTCGCTCAAAGCATTTGCAAAGCTCAGGATAATATAAGGTCACTGTTCTCCTATAACTATGGAATGGGTTTCGCTTCCGGGGATTTAAAGTCGTATATAGACAAAAAATTATTTGATGGCTTTTCCATAGAAAGCAGATATTTTATCAACAAGAACCTATCTGTTGGATTGAATCTGGGCTATAATGATTTCAGAAAATATTTTGACCGGCAAGAGTATCCTACAGCAAGTGGTAATATATCTGCAGTACAGACGAGATATTTCAATACTGTTCCTGTGCTGGCAACAGGTTTTTATTACCTCAATTCTATATCAGCATTCAAGCCATACGCTGGTATCGGAATAGGTGCATTTGTAAGTAATTATCAGAAGTATCTTTCGACTTTAGAATCCAAACATACTAAAACAAGTTTTGGCTTGCGTCCTGAGATTGGTACGCTAATAAATCTGAAAAACGGCCTGGGGCTTATCGTTTCCGGAAGGTATAACTATGCCACTTACTCCTACCAGGAATTCAGTAGTCTGGGCTACTTCGAATTCAATTTCGGACTATCTTTTTCTATTGAAAAATAA
- a CDS encoding FAD/NAD(P)-binding protein, translated as MKTISIVGGGFCGCMLTLHLLKKRQSKIKIHLIDKSEKLCKGAAYSTEFNFHLLNVNAGKMSALQSDEDNFINWLKENKYPYNNEDYVPRKLYGNYLSNLLYHELNEAPDNVDIHIEEAIDVTLENDKAVILLESGKKIISDKVVLAPGNFSPQSDNDPFEKYIDDGIYFTNPWNHQTIIDKIHKEEDILILGTGLTMIDLCTTLYFNSHKGKIHAFSRHGFLPAVHKPVYFYEPFYHEIEKTSSLSEVLSIVKKHLHSHKQQGGDWRDIIDSLRPYNQKIWMNFSTNDKALFIQKLNRLWSISRHRIPQEYQITIDELLKNNMLEIHSGKIDTIVKTGRKLNITVRKKNNEQPTSLSVHRVINCTGPQLNYLKLQNPLIKNMIQKGLIHPGPLNLGVDATPEGKVKNHYNENIIYALGSALTGVLFESTAVPELRVQAEVLADILLFSELPVPNNHTTFFQNP; from the coding sequence ATGAAGACTATCAGTATAGTAGGCGGAGGATTCTGCGGATGCATGCTCACATTGCACTTACTAAAAAAAAGGCAATCTAAAATAAAAATACATCTAATTGATAAGTCCGAAAAACTGTGCAAAGGAGCAGCATATTCTACAGAATTCAACTTTCATTTGCTGAATGTCAACGCTGGCAAAATGAGCGCTTTACAATCTGATGAAGATAATTTCATTAACTGGCTGAAAGAGAATAAATATCCTTATAACAACGAAGACTATGTGCCCCGAAAGCTTTATGGAAACTATCTTTCAAATCTTCTTTACCATGAGTTGAATGAGGCCCCCGATAATGTTGACATTCACATTGAAGAGGCAATTGACGTCACGTTGGAAAATGATAAAGCAGTTATACTACTTGAAAGTGGAAAAAAAATCATTAGTGATAAAGTAGTTCTGGCCCCGGGAAATTTTTCTCCTCAATCAGACAATGACCCTTTTGAAAAATACATTGATGATGGTATATATTTCACGAATCCGTGGAATCATCAAACGATCATTGATAAAATTCATAAGGAAGAAGATATTCTTATTCTTGGAACCGGATTAACAATGATTGATTTATGCACAACCTTATACTTTAATTCTCACAAAGGGAAAATACATGCCTTTAGCAGACATGGCTTTTTACCTGCTGTGCATAAACCAGTGTATTTCTATGAACCTTTTTATCATGAAATCGAAAAGACCAGCTCTTTATCCGAGGTTTTATCCATAGTAAAAAAACATCTGCACAGCCACAAACAACAAGGTGGAGACTGGAGAGATATTATTGACAGTTTAAGACCTTATAACCAGAAAATCTGGATGAATTTTTCCACTAATGACAAAGCGCTTTTCATTCAAAAATTAAACAGACTATGGAGTATTTCAAGACACAGAATACCGCAGGAATATCAAATAACTATTGATGAATTATTAAAGAATAATATGTTGGAGATTCATTCAGGTAAAATAGATACAATTGTAAAAACTGGAAGAAAACTAAATATAACAGTTAGAAAAAAGAACAATGAACAACCTACCTCCCTTAGTGTTCATAGGGTTATAAACTGCACAGGTCCACAGCTGAACTATCTCAAATTACAAAATCCATTGATAAAAAATATGATTCAAAAAGGGCTGATTCACCCTGGGCCTCTCAATTTGGGAGTTGATGCTACACCAGAAGGAAAAGTAAAAAATCACTATAATGAAAATATCATTTATGCTCTTGGTTCTGCACTCACAGGAGTACTATTTGAATCAACTGCAGTACCGGAATTAAGGGTACAAGCGGAGGTTCTTGCAGATATTTTATTATTCTCAGAATTACCTGTACCCAATAATCATACTACATTTTTCCAGAACCCTTAA
- a CDS encoding cation:proton antiporter domain-containing protein: MKKNLIFYTLFTGGFSLLIWLLLNNGKDLETNRILPQIVSSENNSIFSGLNSNIHNSLSTLILQITVILIVARILGYLFRKAGQPSVVGEILAGIVLGPSLLGLYLPEVSSFIFPASSLGNIQFLSQIGLILFMFIVGMEIDSSTIKNQAHQAVIISHASIIFPFFLGVVSSFFLYSSFAPTNIPFVAFALFMGIAMSITAFPVLARIVHEKGLSKHPIGIVSLTCAAADDVTAWCVLAAVIAIVKASTILSALLTIVLAAAYILIMLYVVKPGLNKLFSIKAQNGEVSRSLTGIIFLILLLSSYICEVIGIHALFGAFIAGVIMPEEVNLKKVISEKIEDVALVLLLPLFFVFTGLRTHINLLNNPHLWMVCLCIIVLAVLGKLVGSALAAKITGLSWKRALSIGVLMNTRGLMELVVLNIGYDLGVLSPEIFTMMVIMALVTTFMTGPFLNFITKNIPEQELANTENAVNSVA, encoded by the coding sequence ATGAAAAAAAATCTTATTTTCTATACCCTCTTTACTGGCGGTTTTTCTCTGCTTATCTGGCTTTTACTAAACAATGGAAAAGATCTGGAGACAAATAGAATATTGCCACAAATAGTTTCCTCTGAAAATAATTCGATATTTTCAGGATTGAACAGTAATATCCATAATTCACTCAGCACCTTAATATTACAAATAACTGTTATCCTGATAGTTGCAAGGATATTAGGGTATCTGTTCAGGAAAGCAGGACAACCTTCAGTAGTCGGAGAAATATTAGCAGGAATAGTTTTAGGGCCATCGCTTTTAGGTTTATACCTACCGGAAGTTTCCTCTTTCATTTTCCCGGCATCTTCTTTAGGAAACATTCAGTTTTTAAGTCAAATCGGGCTTATACTTTTTATGTTTATTGTTGGTATGGAGATAGACAGTTCCACAATAAAAAACCAGGCTCATCAGGCAGTGATCATAAGCCATGCGAGTATTATATTTCCTTTTTTCCTTGGAGTAGTAAGTTCTTTCTTCCTGTATAGCAGTTTTGCGCCAACAAATATACCATTCGTAGCCTTTGCCTTGTTTATGGGAATCGCTATGAGCATAACAGCTTTCCCTGTACTGGCAAGAATAGTTCATGAAAAAGGATTAAGCAAACATCCCATAGGAATTGTTTCACTTACTTGTGCAGCAGCAGATGATGTTACTGCATGGTGTGTATTGGCAGCTGTGATTGCAATCGTAAAAGCTAGCACTATCCTTTCCGCACTTCTTACAATTGTTCTTGCTGCTGCTTATATTCTAATCATGTTGTATGTAGTAAAACCTGGACTTAATAAACTTTTTAGTATTAAGGCACAAAACGGAGAAGTCAGCAGATCCCTGACGGGGATAATTTTTCTTATATTATTGTTATCATCTTATATATGCGAAGTCATTGGTATACATGCTCTATTCGGAGCATTCATAGCGGGAGTCATTATGCCAGAAGAGGTAAACCTGAAGAAAGTCATTTCCGAAAAAATTGAAGACGTAGCCCTTGTTTTACTACTCCCTCTATTTTTTGTATTCACAGGATTGAGAACACACATCAACCTCTTAAATAATCCCCACTTATGGATGGTTTGCCTGTGTATCATTGTATTGGCTGTTCTTGGAAAGCTGGTAGGTAGCGCACTTGCAGCAAAGATTACAGGCCTTTCCTGGAAAAGGGCTTTATCTATAGGAGTTTTAATGAATACCAGAGGTCTCATGGAACTTGTGGTCCTTAATATCGGATATGATTTGGGAGTATTAAGTCCTGAGATATTTACAATGATGGTTATTATGGCGCTTGTTACCACATTCATGACAGGGCCGTTCCTCAACTTCATAACCAAAAACATTCCCGAACAGGAACTTGCAAATACTGAAAATGCTGTAAACTCTGTAGCTTAA
- a CDS encoding four-helix bundle copper-binding protein, producing MVNQDELIEILSACSVVCKKCAAACLMENNFEKYSICARLNLDCAGITNITGELSVRGSAVLYKQLEVCIEICRLCAEECENHPEIPLCKSCAEICYRCQRDCESYNHQHSI from the coding sequence ATGGTTAATCAGGATGAACTTATAGAGATACTTTCAGCGTGTTCTGTAGTCTGTAAAAAATGTGCAGCAGCATGTTTAATGGAAAATAACTTTGAAAAATATTCCATTTGTGCCAGACTGAACCTTGATTGCGCCGGAATTACAAATATTACAGGGGAATTATCAGTAAGAGGATCTGCAGTGCTTTACAAACAACTCGAAGTATGCATTGAGATCTGCAGGCTCTGTGCTGAAGAGTGTGAAAATCATCCAGAGATTCCATTATGCAAAAGCTGCGCTGAGATCTGTTATAGATGCCAGAGAGATTGTGAGAGCTATAATCATCAGCATTCAATTTAA
- a CDS encoding FkbM family methyltransferase — translation MMRVLMKGGLMKRIIKAYLQKLLGFRFYLHLFSLYKIYSLRIDKGEKDFLHFIKLIPKDGIILDIGANIGLMTVTLAKKFPKSTVYSFEPIPYNLITLNQNIELFKLDNVKVFPMALGNEDSEIDMVMPVVDSVKMQGLCHVIHDAIPKSSIGETFSVPLRKLDSIKHLKNASQDIVAIKLDVEHFEWAVLEGARKILNKHKPVIYCELGENENRTKSMEVLCGLGYKAKIVEGNNLIDFDQEVHKATNFIFMH, via the coding sequence ATGATGAGAGTTTTAATGAAAGGAGGGTTGATGAAAAGGATTATTAAAGCTTATCTTCAAAAACTACTGGGGTTCAGATTTTATCTGCACCTGTTTTCCTTATATAAGATCTATTCGTTAAGGATAGATAAGGGGGAGAAAGATTTTCTTCACTTTATCAAGCTTATTCCCAAGGATGGAATTATACTGGATATAGGAGCTAATATCGGTCTCATGACTGTAACACTTGCTAAAAAATTTCCAAAATCTACTGTTTATTCATTTGAGCCGATACCATATAATCTGATAACGCTGAATCAGAATATTGAGTTGTTTAAACTTGATAATGTTAAGGTGTTTCCTATGGCTTTGGGAAATGAGGATAGTGAAATCGACATGGTGATGCCTGTTGTAGATTCTGTAAAAATGCAGGGATTATGTCATGTAATTCATGATGCTATTCCGAAAAGCAGTATAGGCGAAACTTTTTCAGTGCCGCTGAGAAAGCTGGATAGTATTAAACACCTTAAAAATGCTTCTCAGGACATAGTGGCTATTAAGCTGGACGTTGAGCACTTTGAATGGGCAGTTCTTGAAGGAGCTCGCAAGATATTAAACAAACACAAGCCTGTCATCTATTGTGAATTGGGGGAAAATGAAAATAGAACCAAAAGTATGGAAGTATTATGCGGACTTGGATACAAAGCAAAAATTGTTGAAGGTAATAATCTGATTGATTTTGATCAGGAGGTACATAAAGCAACAAATTTTATCTTTATGCATTAG